The following proteins are co-located in the Methanobrevibacter thaueri genome:
- a CDS encoding TetR/AcrR family transcriptional regulator: protein MNNKEKIFQVSIELFSKYGFDGVSVRQIAGEVGIKESSIYNHYSSKQEILNAIFEYYIDEMVSDEIPLEQASLNLDKGFDFFYKAGSDAFLSKLKEERMMKITRLLFIESYHNDEVRDFLKKSIIEAPVEGWISLFNLMKAKNLIRKDCDVRQLSESFFYYGMFLLYEHFFLNYPEDDEKFLEEFLVKTERHARTIFDSVKLGDD from the coding sequence ATGAACAACAAGGAAAAAATTTTTCAAGTCTCAATCGAACTGTTCTCAAAATATGGATTTGATGGGGTGTCTGTCCGTCAGATTGCTGGAGAAGTTGGAATAAAGGAAAGCTCAATATACAATCACTACTCAAGCAAACAGGAGATATTGAATGCCATCTTTGAGTATTACATTGATGAAATGGTCAGCGATGAAATACCTTTGGAGCAGGCAAGCCTGAACCTGGACAAGGGCTTTGACTTTTTCTACAAGGCAGGCTCCGACGCATTCCTCTCCAAGCTTAAGGAAGAGAGGATGATGAAGATAACACGATTGCTTTTCATAGAATCCTATCACAACGATGAAGTGAGGGATTTCCTAAAGAAATCAATAATTGAGGCACCAGTCGAGGGATGGATTTCCCTGTTCAATCTGATGAAGGCGAAAAATCTAATCAGGAAGGATTGCGATGTGCGCCAGCTCTCAGAATCGTTCTTCTACTATGGAATGTTCTTGTTATATGAACATTTCTTCTTGAACTATCCTGAAGACGATGAAAAGTTTCTTGAGGAATTTCTAGTCAAGACCGAAAGGCATGCAAGGACAATTTTCGATTCTGTTAAACTGGGGGATGATTAA
- a CDS encoding exodeoxyribonuclease III, producing MSIKLVSWNVNGIRAVSKKDEFWDWFDNTDADIINFQEVRATQDKIPKKLADIDGFHQAFNEAEKKGYSGVGTYSKIEPVEVVKGLGVEELDSEGRVLRIEYPDFFLYNIYFPNSGMNAKRLDFKVDFCNALLEQLVELKDEGKNLVITGDYNIAHHPIDVYNPKNCEGKSGYLPEERAWLDELEQAGFVDTFRLFDEGENNFTWWSYRTRARERNAGWRLDYFYVNEEIKNNVKSAEILADIYGSDHCPVTLELEF from the coding sequence ATGTCCATTAAGCTGGTTTCTTGGAATGTGAACGGCATCAGGGCGGTTTCAAAAAAGGATGAGTTTTGGGACTGGTTTGACAATACCGATGCGGACATTATCAATTTTCAGGAAGTTAGGGCTACCCAGGATAAGATTCCTAAGAAATTGGCTGACATAGATGGATTTCATCAGGCATTCAATGAGGCTGAAAAGAAGGGATACAGTGGAGTCGGAACATACTCCAAAATTGAGCCTGTCGAGGTCGTCAAGGGCCTTGGCGTTGAGGAGCTTGACAGTGAAGGCAGGGTCTTGAGAATAGAGTATCCGGACTTTTTCCTATACAACATTTACTTCCCGAACAGTGGAATGAATGCCAAAAGACTTGATTTTAAGGTTGATTTCTGCAATGCATTGCTGGAACAGCTCGTCGAGCTGAAGGACGAAGGCAAGAACCTTGTCATAACCGGCGATTACAATATTGCACACCATCCTATTGATGTTTACAATCCTAAAAACTGTGAAGGAAAATCAGGCTATCTTCCTGAGGAACGTGCATGGTTGGATGAATTGGAGCAAGCCGGATTTGTTGACACCTTCAGGCTCTTTGATGAGGGCGAAAACAATTTTACATGGTGGAGCTACCGTACCCGTGCCCGTGAAAGGAATGCCGGTTGGAGACTGGACTATTTCTATGTAAATGAGGAAATAAAAAATAATGTAAAATCAGCCGAAATATTGGCTGACATATATGGCTCCGACCACTGTCCGGTAACCTTGGAACTTGAATTTTAG
- a CDS encoding TIGR02253 family HAD-type hydrolase: MIKNDDDKVVFFDIDGTLLDTSDFAETARKAAIGLMVDNGLPLDKDEAYGVLKTIIREKGSNYGKHFNVLTQVVLGHEDPMLVALGMITYHNVKMALLRPFPETIDTLIYLKSQGYRLAVISNGLTIKQWEKLVRLNVHSFFDEVITSEEVGKEKPNKLIFDVALRKMKGNPERSVMIGNKFKPDALGAVNAGMRAILVNSDVTEEDREYIKREKLDITIVEDIGDVNTIL, from the coding sequence ATGATTAAGAATGATGATGACAAAGTAGTTTTTTTCGATATAGATGGAACATTGCTTGACACTTCAGATTTTGCCGAAACCGCAAGAAAAGCAGCTATCGGACTTATGGTCGATAACGGATTGCCGCTTGACAAGGATGAGGCATACGGTGTTTTAAAGACAATCATCCGTGAAAAGGGATCCAATTACGGCAAGCACTTCAATGTGCTGACCCAGGTCGTTTTGGGCCATGAGGACCCTATGCTTGTGGCACTTGGAATGATAACATACCACAACGTTAAGATGGCGCTTTTAAGGCCATTCCCTGAAACCATCGACACATTGATATATCTCAAAAGTCAGGGATACCGTCTAGCGGTCATATCAAACGGACTGACCATCAAACAATGGGAAAAACTAGTCAGGCTCAACGTACATTCATTTTTTGATGAGGTAATAACCTCAGAAGAAGTGGGCAAGGAAAAACCTAATAAACTTATTTTTGATGTTGCCCTTAGAAAAATGAAAGGAAATCCCGAAAGATCCGTCATGATAGGCAACAAATTCAAACCGGACGCCTTGGGTGCAGTCAATGCGGGAATGAGAGCCATCCTTGTAAACTCTGACGTTACAGAAGAGGACAGAGAATACATAAAAAGAGAAAAACTTGACATCACAATAGTTGAAGATATCGGCGATGTCAACACCATATTATAG
- the cas4 gene encoding CRISPR-associated protein Cas4, producing MQQKNITEYDKEYEIKDHPSVKGVKIIEGQNNFPISWLNQQGYCEYQLYLENMKGIETQPTPAMTQGSKIHHELEEIFKQDSTPSKFEDAVEASKTEASMSREVTVIAPNYGIRGDIDEIWMKPDEIVIIDDKPGRTPYQSTMNQVRAYCLAYKDMTGEERKIKGALRERGTENLFWIEIFTPEVEKQIKFTIDRIQGLIDGTRPFVPTKNPKKCRSCRFKNNCEHAK from the coding sequence ATGCAACAAAAAAACATTACCGAATACGATAAGGAATATGAGATTAAAGACCATCCTTCAGTAAAAGGTGTCAAGATAATTGAAGGTCAAAACAATTTCCCGATTAGCTGGCTCAACCAGCAAGGATATTGCGAGTACCAGCTATATCTCGAAAACATGAAAGGAATAGAAACACAACCTACACCTGCAATGACACAGGGAAGCAAGATACACCACGAGCTTGAGGAGATATTCAAGCAGGACTCAACACCCTCAAAGTTCGAGGACGCCGTCGAGGCATCAAAGACAGAGGCATCAATGTCCAGGGAAGTCACAGTCATCGCTCCGAACTACGGAATAAGGGGAGACATTGACGAGATATGGATGAAACCTGATGAGATTGTGATAATCGACGACAAACCGGGAAGAACACCATACCAGTCAACAATGAACCAGGTGAGGGCATACTGCCTTGCATATAAGGACATGACAGGTGAAGAAAGAAAAATAAAAGGAGCCCTTAGGGAAAGGGGAACGGAAAACCTCTTCTGGATAGAAATATTCACACCTGAAGTCGAAAAGCAAATCAAGTTCACAATCGACAGGATTCAGGGGCTCATTGACGGAACAAGACCATTCGTTCCGACAAAAAATCCTAAAAAATGCAGATCCTGCAGATTCAAAAACAACTGTGAGCATGCAAAATGA
- a CDS encoding thermonuclease family protein: MNKKTISIILLAIFLITIVFTVANTFLSENNTSQNQTGTLTIENRTVSYEKSGKCVEVIDGNTIQVYGVGKVQLTQVGSPTAEATQFVKDNCLGKTVYLDIDDKKPQDDYGRTLAIAYTEDCDINGELLDNGLAKMSYFEPSEFKKGEV; encoded by the coding sequence ATGAACAAGAAAACAATATCAATAATCCTACTGGCAATATTCCTAATCACAATCGTATTCACGGTAGCCAACACATTCCTAAGTGAGAACAATACATCACAGAACCAAACAGGCACGCTGACAATAGAAAACAGGACAGTGTCCTATGAAAAGTCAGGAAAATGCGTGGAGGTCATTGATGGAAACACCATACAGGTATACGGCGTCGGAAAGGTGCAGCTGACACAGGTGGGCTCACCCACAGCCGAGGCAACACAGTTCGTCAAGGACAATTGTCTTGGAAAAACAGTGTATCTGGATATCGACGATAAAAAGCCACAGGACGACTATGGAAGAACACTGGCCATAGCATACACTGAGGACTGCGACATAAACGGAGAGCTTCTTGACAATGGCCTTGCCAAAATGTCATATTTCGAGCCTAGCGAATTCAAAAAAGGAGAAGTCTGA
- a CDS encoding GNAT family N-acetyltransferase has product MRIRLESENDYMEVEELVRDSFWNVYRPGAYEHFIVHNLRDDESFLENLAYVIEEDGKIVGHINYSRGTISYESGIVPAVVLGPLAIKKSCQNHGLGSKLIDYTLQIAQGDDIPFVLVIGDENYYSRFGFVSASKYGLYLDGTDLDDENPFFMIRVFDESKVKKELGIFRNPDVFDVDDDEVDEFDSQFEYREKLVLDTQLKEL; this is encoded by the coding sequence ATGAGGATTAGGCTTGAAAGTGAAAACGATTACATGGAAGTTGAGGAACTTGTGAGAGACTCCTTCTGGAACGTATATCGTCCGGGAGCATATGAGCATTTCATAGTGCATAATTTGCGTGATGATGAAAGCTTTTTAGAAAATCTGGCATATGTCATCGAAGAAGACGGAAAGATAGTGGGCCATATCAATTATTCAAGAGGCACAATCAGCTATGAAAGCGGAATTGTTCCTGCGGTCGTATTGGGTCCCCTTGCAATCAAGAAAAGCTGTCAAAATCATGGATTGGGCTCAAAGCTGATCGATTACACATTGCAAATAGCTCAAGGCGATGACATTCCATTCGTTCTTGTGATAGGCGATGAGAATTACTACTCAAGATTCGGTTTTGTGAGCGCATCAAAATATGGACTCTACCTGGACGGAACGGATTTGGATGATGAGAACCCCTTTTTCATGATTAGGGTATTTGATGAAAGTAAGGTCAAAAAGGAATTGGGAATATTCAGAAATCCCGATGTCTTTGATGTGGATGACGATGAGGTTGACGAGTTTGACTCTCAATTCGAATATAGGGAAAAGCTGGTTCTTGACACACAGCTTAAGGAGTTATGA
- a CDS encoding DUF2085 domain-containing protein, translating into MDVTYLICHRRPERSFHIKGHQFPVCARCTGFYISVILYCIYAFFNYIDYSMQFLIFAVLLLIPAAIDGFTQYFELRESNNTLRLITGLCGGLGLIILIKAFKFYFL; encoded by the coding sequence ATGGATGTTACATATTTGATTTGTCATAGAAGGCCTGAGAGAAGTTTTCATATTAAGGGACACCAATTTCCGGTTTGTGCCAGATGTACAGGATTCTATATCTCAGTTATTCTGTATTGCATATACGCTTTTTTTAATTATATAGATTATTCTATGCAGTTCCTGATTTTTGCAGTGTTGCTATTGATTCCTGCTGCAATCGATGGTTTCACTCAATATTTTGAGCTTAGGGAAAGCAACAATACGTTAAGACTTATTACAGGCTTGTGCGGCGGTTTAGGTTTGATTATTCTGATCAAGGCATTTAAGTTTTATTTTCTTTAG
- a CDS encoding RDD family protein, with the protein MSVFSKRVFAYILDFIVVSALMWVVSYFIYMLVGAGNVHTIYDYLPFFVAVVILLYFILCEKLAGASMGKAIMRLEVRSKNGAYISWPQAIVRNLTKIYWIPIIFDWAIGKLLKTDRVLNNITRTVVIDVS; encoded by the coding sequence ATGAGTGTTTTTTCAAAAAGAGTTTTTGCTTACATTCTTGACTTTATTGTGGTTTCAGCCCTGATGTGGGTTGTGTCCTATTTCATTTACATGCTTGTCGGTGCAGGCAATGTTCATACAATATATGATTATTTACCTTTCTTTGTTGCTGTCGTGATATTGCTATATTTCATTTTATGTGAGAAATTAGCCGGCGCAAGCATGGGTAAGGCTATAATGAGGCTTGAAGTCAGGTCCAAAAATGGAGCTTATATCTCCTGGCCACAGGCTATTGTACGCAACTTGACTAAGATTTATTGGATTCCAATCATTTTCGATTGGGCAATCGGTAAACTCTTAAAGACAGATAGGGTTTTAAATAACATTACTAGAACTGTTGTAATTGACGTGAGTTAA
- a CDS encoding DNA polymerase domain-containing protein, producing MVVETEEQLALEAEIKEQAQKFLAYLNSTLPESMELEYEGFYRRGFFVSKKRYAVIEDGEIIAKGLELVRRDWAPIVKKTQEAILMAILKEGDSDKAIKEVKKVLKRLKKGDVDKKELIIHTQITKPLNQYKQVGPHVVAARKIEEHGIRVSRGTIIQYIIVKGKGSISQRAVPYEYSEGYEYDKDYYINNQLIPAVERIMYSFGYTKKDLEDMAAGEVQQSLDAFF from the coding sequence ATGGTTGTAGAGACTGAAGAACAATTGGCTCTTGAGGCTGAAATCAAGGAGCAGGCCCAGAAATTCCTCGCATATCTCAATTCAACACTTCCGGAAAGCATGGAACTGGAATATGAGGGATTCTACAGAAGAGGCTTCTTTGTCAGCAAAAAAAGATATGCCGTGATTGAAGACGGCGAAATCATAGCTAAGGGACTTGAACTGGTCAGAAGAGACTGGGCGCCAATTGTCAAAAAGACACAAGAGGCAATACTCATGGCAATCCTCAAGGAAGGGGATTCCGACAAAGCCATCAAGGAAGTCAAAAAAGTATTAAAAAGACTTAAGAAAGGTGATGTTGACAAGAAGGAGCTCATCATCCACACACAGATAACCAAGCCATTGAACCAATACAAGCAGGTAGGACCGCATGTCGTGGCCGCCCGAAAAATAGAGGAGCACGGAATCAGAGTGAGCCGAGGAACCATCATACAATACATAATCGTTAAGGGAAAAGGCTCAATAAGCCAAAGGGCAGTTCCATACGAATACAGCGAAGGATACGAATACGACAAGGACTACTACATCAACAATCAGTTGATTCCTGCAGTTGAAAGGATCATGTACTCATTCGGCTATACTAAAAAGGACCTTGAGGACATGGCCGCCGGTGAAGTCCAGCAAAGTCTTGACGCATTTTTCTAA
- a CDS encoding triphosphoribosyl-dephospho-CoA synthase: protein MKASEIAKIAQIASALEVSGYPKPGNVHRTRDYDDMVFEDFVISGIVIGDSIREACTDVDVENPQLGKYILQAVAETDKWIKNNTNLGIVMMTTPIAVAAAISDSFDEIRENIKLVMGNTSVDDACDLYDAINIADAGGMGDQDEYDVASDNAKNELRQNNQTMYDVLKISAPWDMLAREMTSDMPAVFEIGYPIYHKLKEEKTQNEACLLTFLTILSHVPDTLISRKYGDEEALKISLMTRDLLKMKDSDDFMELVGQFDDYLFSNKYNPGTTADLTAASIFVSYLKSNFE, encoded by the coding sequence ATGAAGGCGTCAGAAATTGCAAAAATAGCTCAGATTGCATCAGCACTTGAGGTAAGCGGATATCCTAAACCTGGAAATGTCCACAGGACTCGTGATTATGATGACATGGTCTTTGAGGACTTTGTGATAAGTGGAATAGTAATTGGAGACTCAATACGTGAGGCATGCACTGATGTGGATGTTGAAAACCCTCAATTGGGTAAATACATTCTTCAGGCAGTGGCCGAAACCGACAAGTGGATTAAGAACAACACCAACTTGGGAATTGTCATGATGACAACCCCGATTGCGGTTGCAGCTGCAATCAGTGACTCATTCGATGAGATAAGGGAAAACATCAAGTTGGTCATGGGAAACACTTCAGTTGATGACGCATGCGATTTGTATGATGCAATCAACATTGCAGATGCCGGTGGAATGGGAGATCAGGATGAGTATGACGTTGCAAGCGACAATGCTAAAAACGAACTTAGGCAGAACAACCAGACAATGTATGACGTTTTGAAAATCTCAGCTCCTTGGGATATGCTTGCCCGTGAAATGACCAGCGACATGCCTGCTGTTTTTGAGATAGGATATCCTATCTACCATAAGCTGAAAGAGGAAAAGACCCAAAACGAGGCTTGCCTTTTGACATTCCTGACAATACTGTCACATGTTCCTGATACATTGATTTCAAGAAAATATGGGGATGAGGAAGCCCTTAAAATATCATTGATGACTCGTGACTTGCTTAAAATGAAGGATTCTGATGATTTCATGGAATTGGTTGGCCAATTTGATGATTATCTCTTCAGCAACAAGTATAATCCGGGAACAACTGCGGATTTGACAGCGGCTTCAATTTTTGTAAGTTATCTTAAATCCAATTTTGAATGA
- a CDS encoding 30S ribosomal protein S8e, with the protein MAISQGKSTRSPSGARNVANRGKRKSELGRDPAETRLDEKRLRKIRTRGGNEKLRLATGNKINVTDANGKTKVVDILGVVENTANPNYVRRNIITKGAIVETPEGNAKVTSRPGQDGVINGILI; encoded by the coding sequence ATGGCAATTTCTCAAGGAAAATCAACTAGAAGTCCATCCGGTGCAAGAAATGTTGCAAACCGTGGAAAAAGAAAATCAGAATTAGGAAGAGACCCAGCTGAAACTAGGTTAGATGAAAAAAGATTAAGAAAAATCAGAACCCGTGGTGGAAACGAAAAACTCAGGTTAGCTACCGGCAATAAAATCAACGTTACCGACGCAAACGGTAAAACCAAAGTCGTTGACATTCTCGGAGTAGTTGAAAACACCGCAAACCCTAACTACGTAAGAAGGAACATCATTACCAAAGGTGCTATCGTAGAAACCCCTGAAGGTAATGCTAAAGTAACATCCAGACCTGGTCAAGACGGTGTTATTAACGGAATTTTAATTTAA
- the hypE gene encoding hydrogenase expression/formation protein HypE gives MSEDKISMNHGAGGEVMANLISSTILDNITKKSVNGGISLDALDDGASIPMGDYEIVMTTDGHTIDPLFFPGGDIGRISAAGTINDVSVMGAKPLAISNAIIMQEGFPIEDLDKIIKSLNETCEEVDVAVITGDTKVMPQDKLDGIVMVTTGIGIAKKGEVVRDSGLEVGDKIIVTGSLGDHGMSLMSFREGFGFDTDLKSDVAPMWNIIKSALEIGGVTAMKDPTRGGFANAINEMASKAGVGVVLEQEAIPIREEVHAVSEMLGIDPFEVANEGKVVMGVKADKAEAVLEAIKGEKYGENAAIIGEVVEGDYVVVNTPIGGERILEAPIADPVPRVC, from the coding sequence ATGTCAGAAGATAAAATTAGTATGAATCATGGTGCTGGCGGAGAAGTAATGGCTAATTTGATATCCAGCACAATTTTAGATAATATCACCAAAAAAAGTGTCAATGGTGGTATTAGCTTAGACGCCTTAGATGATGGGGCTTCCATCCCAATGGGAGATTATGAGATTGTAATGACCACTGACGGTCACACAATAGATCCTTTATTCTTCCCTGGTGGGGATATCGGAAGGATTTCCGCCGCTGGAACAATCAACGACGTTTCAGTTATGGGAGCCAAACCGTTGGCTATTTCAAACGCAATCATCATGCAGGAAGGATTTCCGATAGAGGATTTGGATAAAATCATAAAGTCCTTGAACGAGACCTGTGAGGAAGTTGATGTGGCAGTAATTACCGGAGACACAAAGGTAATGCCTCAGGACAAGCTTGACGGCATCGTGATGGTGACAACCGGTATTGGAATAGCGAAAAAAGGCGAAGTAGTTCGTGATTCAGGTCTTGAAGTCGGTGATAAGATAATCGTTACCGGAAGCCTTGGTGACCACGGAATGAGCCTGATGTCATTCAGGGAAGGTTTCGGATTTGACACCGATTTGAAATCAGACGTTGCTCCAATGTGGAATATAATTAAAAGTGCTTTGGAAATTGGTGGAGTTACCGCAATGAAGGATCCTACCCGTGGAGGATTTGCCAATGCAATCAATGAGATGGCATCAAAAGCGGGCGTGGGAGTCGTTCTTGAACAGGAAGCTATTCCAATCAGGGAGGAAGTTCATGCGGTATCTGAAATGTTAGGCATTGACCCATTTGAAGTAGCCAACGAGGGCAAAGTTGTCATGGGCGTTAAGGCAGATAAGGCCGAAGCGGTTCTTGAAGCAATCAAAGGCGAAAAATATGGTGAAAATGCAGCAATAATCGGTGAAGTTGTCGAAGGGGATTATGTTGTTGTAAACACCCCTATTGGTGGTGAAAGGATTCTTGAGGCACCTATAGCGGATCCGGTTCCAAGAGTTTGTTAA
- the pheS gene encoding phenylalanine--tRNA ligase subunit alpha, producing MSEDIKKTISELHIYEKKLLKELEANPEATPSQIAESTGMDIKSVMSAAGSLASKDIIEMHKDVQKIYSLTSDGLEYAEHGLPERRILEVLAEKKEISMKDLSKEAGIDKKEAGIALGWLRQKNWAQIDQGVLNITELGKEFADKAGVDEKVLDYLKANADGVKLFTDDLLDGFKKLTGRKNILNVKKETSHSFKILPKGEEILKIGFTIKEQATQLTHEHLKDGEWKSLEYRPYDINAEAPLVFAGKKHPLREIIDEIREIFLNMGFVEDNGEYVESAFWNFDSLFQPQDHAAREMQDTFYLKNPLTCDLPDDALVKLTAETHETGADTGSIGWQYDWSEDIARQSVLRTHTTGISTKHLFEHEPPIKMFSVGRVFRRETFDYKHLPEFHQVEGLVCGEGISYQNLLGTLKEFYKKLGFEVRFRPAYFPYTYLSTESEIYLEEKGSWIELGGAGMFRPEVLKPLGINQPALAFGMGIERLAMIRYDVEDIRMLYKSDIKWLREVPIDRGVRL from the coding sequence ATGAGTGAGGATATTAAAAAAACCATTAGTGAATTACATATCTATGAAAAGAAACTTTTAAAGGAACTGGAAGCAAATCCAGAAGCAACCCCGAGTCAAATTGCTGAAAGTACAGGCATGGACATCAAATCAGTCATGAGTGCGGCAGGGTCACTTGCATCCAAGGACATTATCGAAATGCACAAGGATGTACAGAAAATCTATTCACTGACCTCTGACGGACTTGAATATGCCGAGCATGGACTTCCTGAACGTAGGATATTGGAAGTCTTGGCTGAAAAGAAAGAAATCAGCATGAAAGACTTGTCCAAAGAGGCGGGCATCGATAAAAAAGAGGCAGGAATTGCTCTTGGATGGCTGCGCCAAAAGAACTGGGCTCAAATTGATCAGGGTGTATTGAACATCACCGAGTTGGGTAAGGAATTTGCAGACAAGGCTGGCGTTGACGAAAAGGTTCTGGATTACCTTAAGGCAAATGCAGATGGAGTAAAATTATTCACTGATGATTTATTAGATGGTTTTAAAAAATTGACCGGTAGGAAAAACATTTTAAATGTAAAAAAAGAAACCTCACATTCTTTTAAAATCTTACCGAAAGGTGAAGAAATCCTTAAAATAGGTTTCACCATTAAAGAACAGGCTACACAACTGACTCATGAACACTTAAAGGACGGAGAATGGAAAAGCCTGGAATACCGTCCATATGACATTAATGCAGAAGCACCATTGGTTTTCGCAGGTAAAAAACACCCATTAAGGGAAATCATTGATGAGATTAGGGAAATTTTCCTGAACATGGGTTTTGTTGAGGACAATGGGGAATATGTGGAATCCGCATTCTGGAACTTCGATTCACTTTTCCAGCCACAGGACCATGCAGCCCGTGAAATGCAGGACACATTCTATCTTAAAAATCCGTTGACCTGTGACTTGCCTGACGATGCCCTTGTAAAGCTCACAGCCGAAACTCATGAAACCGGTGCAGATACAGGATCCATCGGTTGGCAATACGACTGGAGTGAGGACATTGCACGCCAAAGCGTCTTAAGGACCCACACCACAGGAATATCCACTAAACACCTCTTCGAGCATGAGCCACCAATCAAGATGTTTTCAGTCGGCAGGGTGTTCAGAAGAGAAACCTTCGATTACAAGCACTTGCCTGAATTCCACCAGGTTGAAGGGCTTGTCTGCGGTGAAGGAATAAGCTATCAAAACCTTTTGGGTACATTAAAAGAGTTCTATAAGAAGCTAGGTTTTGAGGTAAGGTTCCGTCCGGCCTACTTCCCTTACACATACCTGTCCACAGAATCCGAGATTTATCTCGAGGAAAAGGGAAGCTGGATTGAGCTCGGTGGTGCAGGAATGTTCAGGCCAGAGGTATTGAAGCCTTTAGGCATCAACCAGCCTGCACTTGCATTCGGTATGGGTATCGAAAGGCTGGCAATGATCAGATACGATGTTGAAGACATCCGTATGCTTTACAAAAGTGACATCAAGTGGCTTCGTGAAGTCCCTATCGATAGGGGAGTTAGATTATAA
- a CDS encoding putative zinc-binding protein — MVDRIALAPCNGMSPNGLVSRVAVGDCRNENDNAISICMGSTSADIEGKNDEMLKKYPIVAVNGCPNGCVNKILANKGIDVAGTVAVNEILEGFDVSARDPFRLDSEAEECVKIIKDELTKTINKIS, encoded by the coding sequence ATGGTGGATAGGATTGCTTTGGCTCCCTGCAACGGCATGAGCCCCAATGGATTGGTGTCCCGCGTTGCTGTTGGGGACTGCAGAAATGAGAATGATAATGCAATATCCATTTGCATGGGTTCCACTTCAGCCGACATCGAGGGAAAGAATGATGAGATGCTTAAGAAATATCCGATTGTTGCTGTCAATGGATGTCCCAACGGCTGTGTAAACAAGATTCTGGCAAACAAGGGAATCGATGTGGCAGGAACGGTTGCTGTCAATGAAATCCTGGAGGGATTTGATGTATCTGCAAGGGACCCCTTCAGATTGGACAGTGAAGCCGAAGAGTGTGTGAAAATAATCAAGGATGAATTAACCAAAACAATCAATAAAATTTCATGA
- a CDS encoding flavodoxin family protein codes for MKYVIINGSPRRKNTWKMVEQVKSNLNGDFEEIHLMKEKIPLCNGCFKCIVESEEKCPHRDIIKPIVDKMMDADGIIVASPVYAMNVTALLKNFLDHTAYFYHRPEFFTKKALVVVSTAGAGQKDVAKYIDETLRHWGVNKVYKITYACGGKDSIDAKAINEVSRKFARDVESGKLHNPKLGDIVFYDVWKAMACSNEPIEADREFWIKNDLINNDFAPEIKLNPLKKAFSKMMFFVLSKFIK; via the coding sequence ATGAAATATGTTATTATTAATGGTTCACCAAGGCGTAAGAACACCTGGAAAATGGTTGAGCAGGTAAAATCCAATTTAAATGGGGATTTTGAGGAAATACATCTGATGAAGGAAAAGATTCCGTTATGCAACGGATGCTTCAAGTGCATTGTCGAAAGTGAGGAGAAATGTCCCCACAGGGACATAATCAAGCCGATAGTCGACAAGATGATGGATGCCGACGGCATCATCGTTGCCAGTCCGGTCTATGCAATGAACGTGACAGCCCTTCTGAAGAATTTCCTTGACCACACTGCCTATTTCTATCACAGGCCCGAATTCTTCACCAAAAAGGCATTGGTGGTGGTTTCCACTGCGGGGGCAGGCCAGAAGGACGTGGCTAAATACATCGATGAGACCTTAAGGCACTGGGGCGTTAATAAGGTCTATAAGATCACTTACGCCTGCGGAGGAAAGGACTCAATTGATGCAAAGGCCATCAATGAGGTTTCACGGAAGTTCGCAAGGGATGTGGAATCAGGGAAGCTGCACAATCCAAAGCTTGGAGACATTGTATTTTATGACGTTTGGAAAGCCATGGCATGCTCAAACGAACCTATTGAAGCGGATAGGGAGTTTTGGATTAAAAATGACTTGATTAATAATGACTTTGCTCCCGAAATCAAGCTGAATCCTCTGAAGAAGGCATTTTCAAAAATGATGTTTTTCGTTTTAAGCAAATTTATTAAATAG